The following are encoded together in the Phaseolus vulgaris cultivar G19833 chromosome 9, P. vulgaris v2.0, whole genome shotgun sequence genome:
- the LOC137821445 gene encoding histone-lysine N-methyltransferase ASHR3-like isoform X1 produces MPDLGNLSLSSTLTLSHCSSDVADAPVKTLPDAFVSEPAFEPRVMKRTRGSLDRVKKPASDKTFQDRLKDPFSHPFLVGAPKMEECCFCRHFIYPGEEVVCSVRGCDARFHSECVKDSVGATSLKKYKCPQHVCFICKQKKHLRCVRCKIAFHNKCAPWPDAVLLIKDHPGLAVCWRHPSDWRLDRKPDASTSDISEIFCGLPLPFISEEFKIDSSWKDMDSKMEQPPPYVHIRRNIYLVKKKRSNVDDGAGCTSCSSTCSDDCVCRVQCISCSKACRCSENCNNRPFRKDKKIKIVKTEHCGWGVEAAETIDKGGFIVEYIGEVIDDALCEKRLWDMKYMGVHNFYMCEIRKDFTIDATFKGNTSRFLNHSCDPNCVLEKWQVDGETRVGVFAARSIEAGEPLTYDYRFVQFGPEVKCNCGAENCQGFLGTKKKIDKLDFCWGSKRKRTSNACITLVTAL; encoded by the exons ATGCCAGATTTAGGGAACTTGTCTCTGTCTTCGACTCTCACACTCTCTCACTGCTCCTCCGATGTCGCAGACGCTCCCGTCAAAACCCTACCCGATGCCTTCGTTTCGGAGCCTGCCTTCGAGCCTCGGGTTATGAAGCGCACCCGCGGCTCCCTCGATCGGGTCAAGAAGCCCGCCTCCGACAAAACCTTCCAGGATCGCCTCAAAGATCCCTTCTCTCATCCATTTCTTGTTGGCGCTCCCAAGatg GAGGAATGCTGTTTTTGCCGCCATTTTATTTACCCTGGTGAGGAGGTAGTGTGCTCGGTTCGCGGATGTGACGCGCGCTTCCATTCTGAATGTGTAAAAGATTCTGTTGGAGCTACCAGTCTGAAAAAATACAAGTGTCCACAGCAT GTATGCTTCATTTGCAAGCAAAAAAAGCACTTGAGGTGTGTACGATGTAAAATTGCGTTCCATAATAAATGTGCACCATGGCCAGATGCAGTGTTGCTGATAAAAGATCATCCTGGTCTAGCTGTTTGCTGGAGGCATCCTTCTGATTGGCGCTTGGATAGGAAG CCTGATGCTTCAACAAGTGACATTTCG GAAATATTTTGTGGCTTGCCTCTTCCATTTATCAGTGAGGAGTTTAAGATCGATTCCTCCTGGAAAGACATGGACAGTAAGATGGAGCAGCCACCACCATATGTACACATAAGACGCA ATATATACTTAGTAAAGAAGAAACGTAGTAATGTGGATGATGGTGCAGGGTGCACCAGTTGCAGTTCTACATGTTCTGATGATTGTGTGTGCAG GGTTCAATGCATAAGTTGCTCAAAAGCATGTCGCTGCTCTGAAAATTGCAATAATCGTCCATTTCGCAAGGATAAAAAGATCAAGATAGTCAAG actGAACATTGTGGATGGGGAGTGGAGGCCGCCGAAACCATTGATAAAGGTGGATTTATAGTTGAGTATATTGGCGAAG TAATTGACGATGCTTTATGTGAGAAGAGGCTCTGGGACATGAAATACATGGGTGTACATAATTTTTACATGTGTGAGATTCGGAAAGACTTCACAATCGATGCAACTTTCAAAGGAAATACTTCACGCTTTTTGAACCATAGCTGCGATCCCAACTGTGTTTTGGAAAAGTG GCAAGTAGATGGCGAAACTCGTGTGGGTGTATTTGCTGCTCGTTCAATAGAAGCTGGAGAGCCATTAACATATGATTACAG ATTTGTGCAATTTGGTCCAGAGGTTAAATGCAACTGTGGTGCAGAAAATTGTCAAGGCTTTCTAGGGACGAAAAAGAAAATTGACAAGCTAGATTTCTGTTGGGGTTCTAAACGCAAGCGAACATCAAATGCTTGCATTACGCTGGTAACAGCTCTATGA
- the LOC137821445 gene encoding histone-lysine N-methyltransferase ASHR3-like isoform X2 yields the protein MPDLGNLSLSSTLTLSHCSSDVADAPVKTLPDAFVSEPAFEPRVMKRTRGSLDRVKKPASDKTFQDRLKDPFSHPFLVGAPKMEECCFCRHFIYPGEEVVCSVRGCDARFHSECVKDSVGATSLKKYKCPQHVCFICKQKKHLRCVRCKIAFHNKCAPWPDAVLLIKDHPGLAVCWRHPSDWRLDRKPDASTSDISEIFCGLPLPFISEEFKIDSSWKDMDSKMEQPPPYVHIRRNIYLVKKKRSNVDDGAGCTSCSSTCSDDCVCRVQCISCSKACRCSENCNNRPFRKDKKIKIVKTEHCGWGVEAAETIDKGGFIVEYIGEVIDDALCEKRLWDMKYMGVHNFYMCEIRKDFTIDATFKGNTSRFLNHSCDPNCVLEKCLQRRDKFLYGGRLTKVCYM from the exons ATGCCAGATTTAGGGAACTTGTCTCTGTCTTCGACTCTCACACTCTCTCACTGCTCCTCCGATGTCGCAGACGCTCCCGTCAAAACCCTACCCGATGCCTTCGTTTCGGAGCCTGCCTTCGAGCCTCGGGTTATGAAGCGCACCCGCGGCTCCCTCGATCGGGTCAAGAAGCCCGCCTCCGACAAAACCTTCCAGGATCGCCTCAAAGATCCCTTCTCTCATCCATTTCTTGTTGGCGCTCCCAAGatg GAGGAATGCTGTTTTTGCCGCCATTTTATTTACCCTGGTGAGGAGGTAGTGTGCTCGGTTCGCGGATGTGACGCGCGCTTCCATTCTGAATGTGTAAAAGATTCTGTTGGAGCTACCAGTCTGAAAAAATACAAGTGTCCACAGCAT GTATGCTTCATTTGCAAGCAAAAAAAGCACTTGAGGTGTGTACGATGTAAAATTGCGTTCCATAATAAATGTGCACCATGGCCAGATGCAGTGTTGCTGATAAAAGATCATCCTGGTCTAGCTGTTTGCTGGAGGCATCCTTCTGATTGGCGCTTGGATAGGAAG CCTGATGCTTCAACAAGTGACATTTCG GAAATATTTTGTGGCTTGCCTCTTCCATTTATCAGTGAGGAGTTTAAGATCGATTCCTCCTGGAAAGACATGGACAGTAAGATGGAGCAGCCACCACCATATGTACACATAAGACGCA ATATATACTTAGTAAAGAAGAAACGTAGTAATGTGGATGATGGTGCAGGGTGCACCAGTTGCAGTTCTACATGTTCTGATGATTGTGTGTGCAG GGTTCAATGCATAAGTTGCTCAAAAGCATGTCGCTGCTCTGAAAATTGCAATAATCGTCCATTTCGCAAGGATAAAAAGATCAAGATAGTCAAG actGAACATTGTGGATGGGGAGTGGAGGCCGCCGAAACCATTGATAAAGGTGGATTTATAGTTGAGTATATTGGCGAAG TAATTGACGATGCTTTATGTGAGAAGAGGCTCTGGGACATGAAATACATGGGTGTACATAATTTTTACATGTGTGAGATTCGGAAAGACTTCACAATCGATGCAACTTTCAAAGGAAATACTTCACGCTTTTTGAACCATAGCTGCGATCCCAACTGTGTTTTGGAAAAGTG TTTGCAGAGGAGGGACAAATTCCTTTATGGAGGAAGGTTGACCAAAGTTTGTTATATGTAG